From Strigops habroptila isolate Jane chromosome 1, bStrHab1.2.pri, whole genome shotgun sequence, a single genomic window includes:
- the YES1 gene encoding tyrosine-protein kinase Yes → MGCIKSKEDKGPAMKYRTDNTPEPVISHVSHYGSDSSQATQSPSIKGSAVNFNSHSMTPFGGPSGMTPFGGASSSFSAVPSSYPSTLTGGVTVFVALYDYEARTTDDLSFKKGERFQIINNTEGDWWEARSIATGKTGYIPSNYVAPADSIQAEEWYFGKMGRKDAERLLLNPGNQRGIFLVRESETTKGAYSLSIRDWDEVRGDNVKHYKIRKLDNGGYYITTRAQFESLQKLVKHYREHADGLCHKLTTVCPTVKPQTQGLAKDAWEIPRESLRLEVKLGQGCFGEVWMGTWNGTTKVAIKTLKPGTMMPEAFLQEAQIMKKLRHDKLVPLYAVVSEEPIYIVTEFMTKGSLLDFLKEGEGKYLKLPQLVDMAAQIADGMAYIERMNYIHRDLRAANILVGDNLVCKIADFGLARLIEDNEYTARQGAKFPIKWTAPEAALYGRFTIKSDVWSFGILLTELVTKGRVPYPGMVNREVLEQVERGYRMPCPQGCPESLHELMKLCWKKDPDERPTFEYIQSFLEDYFTATEPQYQPGDNL, encoded by the exons ATGGGGtgcattaaaagcaaagaagataAAGGTCCAGCCATGAAATACAGAACTGATAATACTCCAGAACCTGTTATTTCCCACGTCAGCCATTACGGATCAGACTCCAGCCAAGCAACACAGTCACCGTCAATAAAGGGATCAGCAGTTAATTTTAATAGTCATTCCATGACTCCTTTTGGGGGGCCCTCAGGAATGACACCCTTTGGAGGAGcatcatcttcattttcagctgtgcCAAGTTCATATCCTAGTACTTTAACAG gTGGTGTTACTGTATTTGTGGCCTTATATGATTATGAAGCTAGAACTACAGATGACCTTTCATTTAAGAAAGGTGAACGGTTCCAGATAATAAATAACAC GGAAGGAGACTGGTGGGAAGCAAGATCCATTGCTACGGGCAAAACAGGCTACATCCCAAGCAATTATGTAGCTCCTGCAGACTCCATTCAAGCAGAAGA GTGGTATTTTGGTAAGATGGGCAGGAAGGACGCAGAAAGGCTACTTTTAAATCCTGGGAACCAGCGTGGTATTTTCTTAGTAAGAGAGAGTGAAACCACTAAAG GTGCTTACTCCCTTTCTATACGTGACTGGGATGAGGTCAGAGGTGATAATGTGAAACACTACAAAATCAGAAAACTTGACAACGGTGGATACTATATCACAACCAGAGCACAATTTGAATCTCTACAGAAGCTTGTGAAACACTACAGAG aaCATGCCGATGGGCTGTGTCATAAGCTAACGACTGTGTGTCCCACTGTGAAACCACAAACACAGGGACTAGCAAAAGATGCCTGGGAAATCCCTAGAGAATCTTTGAGGCTGGAAGTTAAGTTGGGCCAAGGATGTTTTGGTGAAGTATGGATGG GAACATGGAATGGAACCACAAAAGTAGCGATCAAGACTCTAAAACCTGGTACAATGATGCCAGAAGCTTTCCTGCAGGAGGCTCAGATCATGAAGAAATTACGACATGACAAGCTTGTTCCACTATATGCAGTTGTTTCTGAGGAACCAATCTACATCGTCACAGAATTCATGACAAAAG GCAGCTTGCTAGACTTCCTtaaagaaggagaagggaaataCTTAAAACTCCCACAGCTGGTCGACATGGCTGCTCAG attgcTGATGGCATGGCTTACATTGAAAGAATGAACTACATCCACAGGGATCTCCGGGCAGCTAACATTCTTGTAGGAGACAATCTTGTGTGTAAAATAGCAGACTTTGGTTTAGCAAGGTTAATAGAGGACAATGAGTACACTGCAAGACAAG GAGCTAAATTCCCAATTAAATGGACCGCTCCGGAAGCAGCATTGTATGGTCGGTTTACAATCAAGTCGGATGTGTGGTCATTTGGAATTTTACTGACAGAGCTGGTAACAAAAGGGAGAGTGCCATATCCAG gGATGGTGAATCGGGAAGTTCTGGAACAAGTGGAACGTGGATATAGGATGCCTTGCCCACAAGGCTGCCCAGAGTCTCTCCATGAGTTAATGAAACTGTGTTGGAAGAAGGACCCTGATGAGAGACCAACATTTGAATATATACAGTCTTTCTTGGAGGACTACTTTACTGCTACAGAACCACAGTACCAGCCTGGAGACAATTTATAA